The Musa acuminata AAA Group cultivar baxijiao chromosome BXJ1-8, Cavendish_Baxijiao_AAA, whole genome shotgun sequence genomic sequence AGATGTTACGGAGAAATTGTTGGTCGAGGTTGATCAGATCTATCATCTTGCTTGCCCAGCTTCTCCCATTTTTTACAAGTACAACCCTGTTAAGGTTTGTATCATTACCATGGAATGGGAGGAAAGCTGCTTTTGAGGACTGAGGACAGAACCTCCTCATATCGCTTGTTTTACCGTACCTTACATGATTATTGTATCAGTTTGATTGCTTGTCTATTCATATGTCATACATACTGAACTTTAAGTGATAACATCAGCATTTGATATTTACCAGACAATAAAGACAAATGTTATTGGCACCTTAAACATGTTGGGGCTTGCCAAAAGGGTTGGAGCAAGGTGGATTTATGCTGTTCGTTATTTCTTTTTCGATGTCATGCTCTTTGTCTGTGATGACATGTTTTAGTTATCCATGTATCTTTTTATCTTACAGGATCTTGTTGACATCAACCTCAGAGGTATATGGTGATCCTCTGGAGCATCCTCAGAAGGAAGAGTATTGGGGCAATGTTAACCCAATAGGTGTGCCATACACATCTATGGATTTTCTGATCTGATTTCTACTCTATATGCTTCTATTTATCATCTTTATTTTGTCTGTTTGTCTCCTACAGCAATCATATGCATTACATTCTCCTCTTACACTTGGATTATCCACCAATTTGCTCAAATGAGCATTTGTTTCAGTCAGACTTCTGACACGTTTTAGTGTATCTCAATTCCCAAATATAACTTTGCAACTTGTAGTGGATAAATGCCAGAATAAACTTGATATGTAGGGCACACTTGGACTCCCTAACATAAGTCCATTATAATtttcatataattattttaacataTGGATTGGCCTTGGTTGTTTCTAATTTGCATATTGAATTGGAACATACATAATACACATGTATAGTGGTGTTTCTCATATGTGAATTATCATGTGTAGGAGCTGTTGAGCAAACTGTGGTTAAGCATTGTCCTGTACCCTTTGCTTCCATGCTTAAAATAGTACTTTTAACTTCATTTTTCCATGTAGTGTTACTGTATTCTAGCTGTTAAAAGCACTAGAACACGAGTATAGATAAGAGTCCATTTGAGTTATCGATCATTGCAATTGTGTTATAATTGTTATAATTCCTGGCTTTTTTCCCACAGGAGTCAGGAGTTGCTATGACGAGGGGAAACGTGTGGCAGAGACTTTGATGTTTGATTATCACAGGCAGCACGGCATTGGTATGCCAAAtgtaacttctttttttttactgGGAGGAGGGGGTTGTTCATTAGACAGGCTAAATAGTGATCCGGTTGAAATTATCCTGGTACTTTCGCTAAAGTATTTTACCTTCTTTTGATGTATCCTCTTGTCAGAAATTCGAATCGCTAGAATCTTCAATACATATGGACCACGCATGAACATTGATGATGGCCGTGTAGTTAGTAACTTCATCGCTCAAGCAATTCGGTATTATGCTTGCATTCTTGATGTTTGTTATGCATTCTTTTGAATCAATATATAGTCACTTTTCAGTGTCATTGATTGTCTCGTCTTTAATCATCATTTTGCTAATTCCTTCTGCTCTGTTGCCAACAGAGGTGAGCCACTAACGGTTCAATCACCAGGAACACAAACTCGAAGCTTCTGTTATGTTTCTGACATGGTACACATCCTATGTTTAGAATTCATCACCGAAATATTGATCACAACCTGGTTGTTTGATTATATAATCTTTTAAAAAACTGAAGGTTGACGGACTTATCCGGCTGATGGAAGGAGAGCACACCGGTCCTATTAACATAGGGAACCCAGGTAACTCTTAAATTTCCTTTGTTCTATTTCGCATGGTGTTTTAGTCTCCTAATGGAAGCAGCAGTCTGGGGCTTGTTGGTACTAGAGAGTGTAGTATGATGTTTAATTTCCTGTGTCTAATTGCATTGTATATGCTGCAGGTGAATTTACGATGATGGAGCTGGCCGAGGCTGTCAAGGAGGTcagtaacattcttgaaaatgccAATAGCATGGATCAATAGTTCCATAAAGCCTGCTATCATCCCTGCAGTGACTTTGCCATGACCACTTGCAGAAATTCCTAATCTTGATGTTGCTCTGACAGTGTTTCTATCTCGAACTGTTATCTCATCCCATTTGATTTATTTATCAGCTGATCGACCCAGCAGTGCCCGTGAAGATTGTGGAGAACACACCTGATGACCCCCGACAGAGGAAGCCAAACATCACAAAGGCCAAGGAACTACTTGGATGGGAGCCTAAGATTACTCTTCGTGAAGGCCTACCGCTTATGGAGGATGACTTCCGGCAGCGGCTGGGTGTACCAAAGAAGCATATCAATTAGTCCCAAGTCTATTTCCAAAGAAGCTGCATCTCCACGGCATTTGTGCATCTTATCGTAATAAGCCAATCTGTCGTGTCTATCTAATTACTTGGTAAATATCAAGAACGGTTGAAATACTTATAGTACCTTCAAAGACAAAAATGAACCAAGTATATGATGAATGTTCATGCAAGTATGTATCGAGAACAGTTACACTGATGTATTTCTTTGGTTATTTCTGCCTTCCTAAGAAGCTAATCTGTTTGATGCATGGCACGTGTATTGAACCTCTTTAGTAGTACCCATGAATTTTATATACAGGCTGATGAGGTAGCAGATCCTGATCCATGTTTCTAATccaggttaattatatattatctcttataattaattatttttatgatccTTATAATCAAATCAACATCGACATGATGaaaaatgaaattaaatattttattttataagtatacaaacgaaatactaaagataattaattatataaactaatatgtaattagcccttcTAATCCTAGTCTATGTAGTCGTGTTGTACTAGATCAACATTTCTAGAGTTGAGTAGCATTTGGTCCATGTTTGTGTTAGTGAAAGCTAATCCAGCGGAAGGCTGACCGCTGGATCCTTCCACGAGAAAGCCACTGTTTGGCATAGGTTTATTCACTGATGTCAGATTAAGACGTTCATTCATTTGGTCTTGAAATAGTTACATGTGGATTTCATGATCAACGCAAGGACCAGAGGAGATCAAATTCAAGGTACTTAGGCTACACGTCATGACATACCTAAGGCTTGCAATTGAATCACCAAATTAAAAGCTCTGTTCAAAGTAAATAGTGTAAGTCTCCATGTAAAAGTCTCTCATTTGAGCCTACTGGTTTAGCCATAATAGTTATTTGACAGGCTCTGTTAGGTTCAGTTTATTCTCACTTCTAGGTCCACCATAACTTGTTAGCTTCCAGATTGATGTAACATAGGTAATAGCTTCAAGAAGGCTTCCCATAATCAAATCAATCCATTTCTTTGCTAGATGACGCACAAAAGTCAAGAGGAAACTGTCGAGTGTGGGAATGGCATGCTGACGACAAGGAAAGTCAAGATTCATGAACCCTCcaaacctatgaaaagaagaaacacgagactTGCTTTGAAGGGAAGAGTTCGAATAAGCAAAATATTTGGTAGAGGGGCCCCTTCTAATCTTAGAGGTCAACAGTAGATGGTCTCCAGCTTAAGGAGGGGTAACGGGTAATTTGACACTTGTGAATCAGGACCCCCTTTGAGAGAAGCAAGCAAAGAGTGGCATAAAAAACCATCTCCATTAAAAATTAGAAAGAGACATCAACTAGAGACACTTCTAAAAGCTATAAAAAGGATAGCAGTCTTTTTCCGAGTATAAGATTCAGGCTATGCAGTAAAGATACATGGACAAAATGTTGATTGTTGGAGCTTCATTTGATCTTTGCTTGGGAATTGAAAAAGGCAGGCCAGCAGAATACTTTTCAAGTTAAAGAACAAATAACTGTTAACTTCTACCTTCATGATATATTCTAAGCCCAGTACAGATATACCTTAGATGTGAACCAATCAAGTTAAACTTAGATGCTAATTAAGCAGAAGCAGACTAAACCTGTAAACATGCCTAAAGATCAGGAAAATGTAATAAATGCATGCTCCAAAAGAAAAAGGTACCACAAAAAAATGTCAAACTGATAGCCCACACTTGTATTCCTCCAAATGATGTTTTGAATCACTCAGAAGATAGCTAAGGTTGAAGGGTTAATCGTTTCATTCACTGAAACAACTCAATCTTTTATTAACTCCCTCGTTTATCACATTCATGCATGCATGGTCGCATAAATGTAATAGTTATTCAAGACTGCAAAGCCACAGTTGGTTGCAGAACAAGTTCTCAATTATAAACCATGTCACAAACAAGCATAATGCACAATCATTATTAGAATATATCCCTTCTAGTGTCAACCCATTAAAGGCTTCATTTGTTATATCTGATCCAGTAAAAAAGCAGACAAGATCCAGTGGCTATCAATTAACTGGTCCTACAACACCACCCCCTTCAGCATTAAGATACCAGCTCTACCCTTGAAGGTGCACTCTAATTTGAGTCTTTGACCACAGCAACCAGTTTGGTGGACCAAGATAAACAAAATAGATAAATATAGAGAGTTATAAAGACAGAGACAAGACTGCACATAATTGATACAAACACAAGACAAAGAAATGAACAACTTCAGATGAGGAAGACCAACAACAGATAAAATGCTTAAAGCTTCAGAACCAGATAGAATGGTTGATTTGccaccaaaaaagaaaaatgttAGCCTGACCAGTTGATGTAACTCACTCAATTCCATTTCTTCTCCAACTCAGGATCAGTCCATTGTAAAATACAATAGGAGCAAAATCTATCGAAACTCTTGAAGTACAAAATGTAAAATATGAAGGTGAAAGGCATAGTGATGCAAAGAGCTGGTGAACAGAAGGATTCATGAACCTATCAACTCTTTCTCATTACAAACTAATAATGGGCCACATGACAAGAAAACCGCAAGCCTCAAATGGAGAGGAAAACTTTGGTCATGTATCGAAGTCTTTGAAATGGATAAGCCAAGCCCATTCCGTGGGGCAATTTAGCTTGTTAGGAAAAGAGATGAGCTCGAAGAAACCATTGTCGCCGTCATCCCACTAATGAGCGTCCTACAGTCAGAATAAGGACACAAGGCATCCGAAACATTGTAGTACAATGGATGAATGGAAATGCTCGACTGCGGATCGAGCATCCTTACCGCGAGTATCTCTACTAAAGCTTAATCTTGCAAGAATTCGACCTAATACTACATTCCATCTGATGTGAATCTATGTCAAGGTCTGATCTCAACTCACGCATCATTCGCATTAGGTACCGTTCAACATCTACCGTTCAATCAGATCATATCACAAGTTGGATCGTTTCTAGGCATCTATGTAAGAAGATCTGCTAACCACTGGATGCATCGGAGAGGAAGGATGGATGAAATTACCTGCGAGGCCGGCCGGCGATAATGGCGAATCCGACGAGGAAGGGCTAGTTGCGGTCTCACCCCCGCCTCAAGAACACCGGCCACCGATCGGACTTCCTCGTCGCTCCCCCTCCGCCCGTGGCTATTTGCCTCCTCATCCCCCAAGCAACCGCAACGCCCTCCCTTCACGAATGTTAGTTGGTGATGAGCCGAACTGGTCTTCCATGGGTTGGGCCATTCACTGTAGACTCAGCCCAAGAATATCAATGATTACGGGTAGAATACCTGCTATTTTGTCCGCATCCGAACCCGAATCCGTTCCTCATGAGCAACGATGGTAGATGATCATCAACCCAGCTCTAATATCAAAGATCGTTCCAGCCGTCCATTCATCTTTCGTTCCCGTTTTGTCGGCTTTTGGATGGGTCATGAGTTAGGTTGGCTCTAAATTCCTAAATAcgttttattcatgaatattcGTTCGATATCAATCGCATATAATCATTTCCAACAATAATGGCCATAACAACAACCAACAAACTATAATACGCTAATTATTTGAGGTTGGCTCTATGATATAGCATCTTCTCATAGAGATCTTATCTCCAATTGCGTGAGTGATGTAAGGAAAAAAATACCATCTGGTGATAGGAAATATATGTGGCTGCAATAAGATTAACGCTACATTAAGGGGCTATGATTTCTGCACTTATTAGGAGTATCAATTCTTAGTCGGATCCTAGCTGGATCCGACTGGATAAACGATCCTACATTGTCTTGGTAGAGTGCTCCGTGGCCCCCACAAACACTACATGACACTGAAATCCACGTAAGCTATCGCTCGATGGGCCCCGGATAGGTCTCGACAGAAACCCGTACCATCACATCATCAGTCGGAGAGCAATCATTAATCGGACGGTAGGGACCAAGCCTTATcgcttcccatcaagatcacatcTGACAAccgttaaaatatcatcaaacggCCTTCGCTTTCTACTGGAACTTTCGACGACAGACTTTTATTGGTTTCATCCGCGTCGACCGTCCGATTCAAAACGAAGGGTGAGGAGTAGCTGATAGGCGGCGGCGTCCTGGTCCGCAGTGGGTAGAGGCCCTGCCACCAAGCGCGTGTCGGACGCCGATTACGGAGCACCTATCCCACGGTTGGATGACCGACACGTTTCAAATAGAGCTCACCCGTGTTCGTAGTGACGCGGCGAGTCGAGGACGGTGAGCGGAGTCACGGGACTCGATATATGGAGCACGCCGTCGTAGCGACGGAGGCGGGCTTCGCTTCGTTGATGGGATCGAGGATCTGAAGGCCACCGGATTAGGATCGAACGGCGAGGATGGGGGTGGCGAGCGATGACGTGGTGGTGATCGAGGTTGCGAAGCGGGCTGGCGAGCCGAGCGTCGTCACCGTCAATTGCCCCGACCAGACCGGCCTCGGCTGCGATATCTGCCGCGTAATCCTCGAGTTCGGCCTCTGCATCACCAGAGGAGGTGAAGGCGGCTCCCTCCTTTTATCGTTATTTCTTTCGCTTCATCTTCTCGTGATCTTATCGTTATTCGCCCTGGTACATGCTTTAGTTTAGGGTTTGTTCATTATTCTTGTAAGCTGTACGAACGAgtttcgaagctttcttcatcAGATTGTGTTCAATCTGTTCTACTTCCTGATCTCGTGATGGGATGTTATGGTTGATTTGAGTCTACAAAAGATCGAATCTTGGAGTTGTACATGGGACAATTATGTGACATCTCTTCGGATCTGTTTCTGCATGATAAATTGGTTGATGTAGTGTCTGCAAAACTTCATTTTGTGCATCAACATCCATGTTTCGGAAGATTACCATGTCGAGCTCCTTATCTCCTGTTTGGTTTCAAATTGGCTGCTTGGTCGATTGGGTTTGCCTTTTCAATCTTTTAGCTGAACTTGTGTGTGTTTTGCCTTCCGACGCGAAGATGTCTCAACCGATGGCCGATGGTGCTACGTCGTGTTCTGGGTTGTCAAGCTTTCGGCCTCCATGAACATTCAATGGGGGAATTTGAAGAATCGGCTAATGTCCATCTGCCCCTCTTGCTCCATCCCATTCTACTTTGATCTGGTGAATCCACCCACGTCTGCTCAGGTTTTTCTTTTGAAGTTGTTCTCTGTGGATCGGAAGGGGTTATTGCATGGTAATAACATCTTTGAAGTGCTTGTTTGCTTCCTCAGTTTGGAGATTGGGTTGCTAATCGCCGCTAAATGTGATGCAGATGTCACTCAAGTTCTTTGTGAGCTCGAGCTTTTGATCCACTGGGTTAAGGTCTCAACAACTCCAGATGGTAGAGTCGTGGACCTTTTCTTTATTACAGATGGCATGTGAGTGTAGAACTGCGAGTTTTGGCTTTGCACTATTATCTATAGCTGCAGTTCTTAGCTGTTATCTGATTATAAAATTTGCTGACATTTTTTACACCACTGTCAGTGCTTCTATATGGAAAATCTGTTTCTATGATAACTTTCTTTTGTCTGTTATTGAATTGACATGCTTTATGCTAGCGTTTGATCTAATTTCGGTCAGGGTTGTTCTTGCTTGAAGCTTGTATACTTGTCGTTCACTTTTCAGTAAGTTTAAGAGTAGCCTCATTGACACTTTGCTGCTTGTTTCCTACTGTATTTCTAGATTGTGGGCCTAACAACCTGTAGTTTGACCAACTTGCCTTAATACTCTATCATGTGATGTTCTCTTGGCTGATGGGATGACTTGTTTCCGCTAATACTTTAATGTGAAGGCTTACTCAAGATCAGCTACTAAAGATTCTTGTTAGAATATAGAGTCACCTGctcttctaatatgtcccatGCACTCTGTTTTTGGAGAgagattcaatttttttttccataaTTTTCTTAACCATGTTATTAGGTCTGTGTACCCCACAAATCCCTCTTTGAACATTTATTTTGCACTTGATATAGTATGCTGACCTGTGTTTCTCTAGGGAGCTCCTACACACTAAAGAACGGCAGGATGAGACATGTGAAAGATTAATTGCAGTTTTAGGAGAGTCTGTAAATCGATGCGAGATTCAGTTAGCTGAAGATTTTCAACCAGGTGTCTCTTCTCTGCCGCCGGTAGCTGCTGAAGAATTATTTAGCTTGGAGCTTTGTGATGATGAATTTTGTTCACAGGCACTTAGTCCAGATATGAAGAAACTGAAGAAGGCTAATGTCAACATTGATAATTCATTGAGCCCTTCTCACACTTTGCTGCAAATTCATTGTGTAGATCAGAAGGGCCTCCTCTATGATATTATGAGGACCTTGAAGGACTGCGATATTCAGGTAGTCCACATTTCCTTATGTCCTAAGTTATTCTGTaacttttttataaaatatgatagTCCTGCACAAATAAGCATGTGTATCTTACTTGGCTAAGGTAGATAGAAGAGAGGGTATATCTATAAGCAATTGTTGTGCTACTCAGGATTCCTATAAAAGCTTGGAATCTATGTCGACTTGGTGGACAAAAAAAAGGCACTGTGAGAGTAAGCATAAGTAACTTACAGAACTAATGAAGCTATGAAGGATATTTCCTTGTCAGTCTTCTCTCTTTTTCTCGGACCTAACATGTATCATTTTTCAAGATGTTGCTGATTTGTCCTATAATCATGGTCTTTGGCTGGGAATTATTAATTTATCCATAGCTTACTGCATGTTGATAGttccaatattttttttcttgtgttaTTTTTAAAATGGATATTTGAGGTACCATGCAACTGATAGCCATGTTCAGGTACTATGGAGTTTCTGTCCTGAAGTAGTACTTTGTAAGAGTCAGGACAGTACTTCCATGCTATTGTCATCACCTTCcattataacaaaaataaactCACCATGTGTTAATCTTCCTTTGTACTGCTTTTTTGCTTCCCAAATAGATAGCTTACGGCCGGTTCCTATCAGACATGAAAGGCTCTCGGGAGGTGGATCTTTTCATTCAGCAAACAGATGGAAAGAAGATTGTTGACCCTGTGAAGCAGGATATCCTCTCTCGTAGGTTGAGATTGGAAATGCTCCATCCTATGAGAGTGACGATCGCCAACCGTGGCCCAGATATCGAGCTTCTTGTTGCAAACCCAGTTGAAATGTCCGGGAAAGGGAGGCCTCTAGTCTTTTACCATGTCACACTAGCTCTGAAACTGCTCGGCATCTGCATATTCTCTGTAAGTAAACTGCAGCTGTTTCCTTTGCAGAACAAGTTACTTCAACTCTACTTTGATTGTGGTTATGATTCAGATGTTATGTGCAGGCTGAAATTGGCAGACACACAACATCTGAGAGACAATGGGAGGTCTACAGATTTCTGTTGGATGACAGCCtagaacttccactagcaaatagcCAGAGTAGAAGTCAGATTGTGGATACAGTGAGGAGAACACTAATGGGCTTCTGAGCTACTGTAATATTCAAAAGGTTCACCGTGCTTGGTTACTTGTAAGTCCTCTAGTATTCTCTCAATGCATTTGTTTCTGCAATGGTGGTTGTGAACACCCTGTTCTTGTGTTGGACAAGATATATTCTTCATCTAATATT encodes the following:
- the LOC135587948 gene encoding ACT domain-containing protein ACR9-like isoform X1; protein product: MGVASDDVVVIEVAKRAGEPSVVTVNCPDQTGLGCDICRVILEFGLCITRGDVSTDGRWCYVVFWVVKLSASMNIQWGNLKNRLMSICPSCSIPFYFDLVNPPTSAQVFLLKLFSVDRKGLLHDVTQVLCELELLIHWVKVSTTPDGRVVDLFFITDGMELLHTKERQDETCERLIAVLGESVNRCEIQLAEDFQPGVSSLPPVAAEELFSLELCDDEFCSQALSPDMKKLKKANVNIDNSLSPSHTLLQIHCVDQKGLLYDIMRTLKDCDIQIAYGRFLSDMKGSREVDLFIQQTDGKKIVDPVKQDILSRRLRLEMLHPMRVTIANRGPDIELLVANPVEMSGKGRPLVFYHVTLALKLLGICIFSAEIGRHTTSERQWEVYRFLLDDSLELPLANSQSRSQIVDTVRRTLMGF
- the LOC135587948 gene encoding ACT domain-containing protein ACR9-like isoform X2 yields the protein MGVASDDVVVIEVAKRAGEPSVVTVNCPDQTGLGCDICRVILEFGLCITRGDVSTDGRWCYVVFWVVKLSASMNIQWGNLKNRLMSICPSCSIPFYFDLVNPPTSAQVFLLKLFSVDRKGLLHDVTQVLCELELLIHWVKVSTTPDGRVVDLFFITDGMELLHTKERQDETCERLIAVLGESVNRCEIQLAEDFQPGVSSLPPVAAEELFSLELCDDEFCSQALSPDMKKLKKANVNIDNSLSPSHTLLQIHCVDQKGLLYDIMRTLKDCDIQIAYGRFLSDMKGSREVDLFIQQTDGKKIVDPVKQDILSRRLRLEMLHPMRVTIANRGPDIELLVANPVEMSGKGRPLVFYHVTLALKLLGICIFSMLCAG
- the LOC135587946 gene encoding UDP-glucuronic acid decarboxylase 6-like, yielding MAKETANGEQHTITRPPPTPSPLRFSKFFQPNLRILVTGGAGFIGSHLVDKLMENEKNEVIVVDNYFTGSKDNLEKWIGHPRFELIRHDVTEKLLVEVDQIYHLACPASPIFYKYNPVKTIKTNVIGTLNMLGLAKRVGARILLTSTSEVYGDPLEHPQKEEYWGNVNPIGVRSCYDEGKRVAETLMFDYHRQHGIEIRIARIFNTYGPRMNIDDGRVVSNFIAQAIRGEPLTVQSPGTQTRSFCYVSDMVDGLIRLMEGEHTGPINIGNPGEFTMMELAEAVKELIDPAVPVKIVENTPDDPRQRKPNITKAKELLGWEPKITLREGLPLMEDDFRQRLGVPKKHIN